A portion of the Corynebacterium ammoniagenes DSM 20306 genome contains these proteins:
- the tuf gene encoding elongation factor Tu — translation MAKAKFERSKPHVNIGTIGHVDHGKTTTTAAITKVLADQYPEENEAFAYDMIDKAPEEKERGITINISHVEYSTPKRHYAHVDAPGHADYIKNMITGAAQMDGAILVVAATDGPMPQTREHVLLARQVGVPYILVALNKCDMVDDEEIIELVEMEVRELLAEQEFDEEAPIVHISALGALNGEEKWVQSVVDLMQACDDSIPDPVRETDKPFLMPIEDIFTITGRGTVVTGRVERGQLNVNEDIEIIGIQEKSLSTTVTGIEMFRKMMDYTEAGDNCGLLLRGTKREEVERGQVAIKPGAYTPHRKFEGSVYVLKKEEGGRHTPFMDNYRPQFYFRTTDVTGVVKLPEGVEMVMPGDNVDMSVELIQPVAMDEGLRFAIREGSRTVGAGRVTKVIE, via the coding sequence GTGGCAAAGGCTAAGTTTGAGCGTTCGAAGCCGCACGTAAACATCGGCACCATCGGACACGTCGACCACGGTAAGACCACCACGACCGCAGCTATCACCAAGGTACTGGCAGACCAGTACCCTGAGGAGAACGAAGCGTTCGCTTACGACATGATCGATAAGGCTCCTGAGGAGAAGGAGCGTGGTATTACCATTAACATCTCCCACGTTGAGTACTCCACCCCTAAGCGCCACTACGCACACGTAGACGCTCCAGGCCACGCGGACTACATCAAGAACATGATTACCGGTGCTGCTCAGATGGACGGCGCTATCTTGGTTGTTGCTGCAACCGATGGCCCAATGCCACAGACCCGTGAGCACGTTCTTCTTGCTCGCCAGGTTGGCGTTCCTTACATCCTCGTTGCACTGAACAAGTGTGACATGGTTGACGATGAGGAAATCATCGAGCTCGTTGAGATGGAAGTTCGTGAACTTCTGGCTGAGCAGGAGTTCGACGAGGAAGCTCCAATCGTTCACATCTCCGCTCTGGGCGCCCTGAACGGCGAAGAGAAGTGGGTACAGTCCGTCGTTGACCTGATGCAGGCTTGCGATGACTCCATCCCAGACCCAGTTCGTGAAACTGACAAGCCATTCTTGATGCCTATCGAGGACATCTTCACCATTACCGGTCGTGGCACCGTTGTCACCGGTCGTGTTGAGCGCGGTCAGCTGAACGTTAACGAAGACATCGAGATCATCGGTATCCAGGAGAAGTCCCTCTCCACCACCGTTACCGGTATCGAGATGTTCCGTAAGATGATGGACTACACCGAGGCTGGCGACAACTGTGGTCTGCTTCTGCGTGGTACCAAGCGTGAAGAGGTTGAGCGCGGCCAGGTTGCTATTAAGCCAGGCGCTTACACCCCTCACCGCAAGTTCGAGGGCTCCGTCTACGTCCTGAAGAAGGAAGAGGGCGGCCGCCACACCCCATTCATGGACAACTACCGTCCACAGTTCTACTTCCGCACCACCGACGTTACCGGTGTTGTGAAGTTGCCTGAGGGTGTCGAGATGGTCATGCCTGGCGATAACGTCGACATGTCCGTTGAGCTCATCCAGCCAGTTGCTATGGACGAGGGCCTGCGCTTCGCTATCCGCGAAGGCTCCCGCACCGTTGGCGCTGGTCGCGTGACCAAGGTTATCGAGTAA
- the ppc gene encoding phosphoenolpyruvate carboxylase produces MSEQVRDDIRLLGRILGQVIAEQEGEDVYELVESTRRLAFGVARGEEDAEALLSAFRAVDENKINLVARSFSHFALMANIAEDLDDESALAAREDEGAPAPDASLEAVLAKLQAAGDISTSDITRVLDTAQVSPVFTAHPTETRRRTVFDVQARIIALLRERHGILAQPETTRRKARLAEIEREAHLRMTILWQTALIRIARPQIEDEANVGLRYFKRSLLEQVPAINRDTIAGLREAFGSAVPNRQVVRTGSWIGGDHDGNPYVTGETLRYATRQAADTVLEYYVDELALLEKELSLSDRYSESSAELQELAARGNNDVPSRVDEPYRRAIHGVHGRMVATRAAIANTQSDTEQGEFAPYASPSEFAADLSVIDRSLRQFNDAIIAEDRLLRIRSAVDTFGFHLNALDLRQNSESFEFVLDELFAAAGVTAAGAGYKDLDENAKRELLIAELTSARPLTFGWSKGFSETTERELGIFRAAAEAINDLGPEVVPHCIVSMTGTVSDILEPMVLLKEVGIISFDPAQQRLVGSVDIAPLFETIEDLQAGARILEELWEVDLYRHYLRGRNDTQEVVLGYSDSNKDGGYLLANWALYDAQIDIVDACERHGVALRFSHGRGGVVGRGGGPTYDAILAQPEGAVRGSVRITEQGEVISARYGTATSARRHLEAFVAGTLEASLLDTERLKQPERAYDIMREVSSLAGEKYKQLVRDDEGFIDYFTQSTPLHEIGDLNLGSRPTARKQTESISDLRAIPWVLSWSQSRVNLPGWFGVGSGITQWAGEDDQRWDDLRTLYQAWPFFRSVLDNMAQVMGKASMDLAKIYSTLVDDAETSKRVFTTIVDEYELTREVFHRITGHESLMAGNERLERSVHRRYPYLLPLNAIQIELLRRYRAGDDSFLVSKTIQVTMNGLATGLRTSG; encoded by the coding sequence ATGAGTGAACAGGTACGCGACGATATCCGTCTCCTGGGGCGCATCCTTGGGCAAGTCATCGCCGAGCAAGAAGGCGAAGACGTCTACGAGTTGGTGGAAAGCACCCGCCGATTGGCTTTTGGTGTGGCCCGCGGGGAGGAAGACGCGGAGGCTTTGCTGTCTGCTTTTCGCGCGGTCGATGAAAATAAAATCAACCTGGTTGCGCGCTCCTTTAGCCACTTTGCGTTGATGGCGAATATCGCGGAAGACTTGGACGATGAATCGGCGCTGGCTGCCCGCGAGGATGAAGGTGCCCCGGCACCGGATGCTTCCTTGGAGGCTGTGCTGGCGAAGTTGCAGGCGGCCGGCGATATCAGCACGAGTGATATCACCCGGGTATTGGATACAGCGCAGGTGTCTCCGGTGTTTACTGCGCACCCAACGGAGACGCGTCGGCGTACCGTGTTTGACGTGCAGGCGCGCATTATTGCGTTGCTGCGTGAGCGCCACGGGATTCTTGCGCAACCGGAAACTACGCGGCGAAAAGCCCGGCTGGCGGAGATTGAGCGCGAAGCGCATTTGCGGATGACCATTTTGTGGCAGACCGCGTTGATTCGGATTGCCCGGCCGCAGATTGAAGATGAAGCCAATGTCGGCCTGCGCTATTTCAAGCGGAGTCTATTGGAGCAGGTACCGGCGATCAATCGCGATACCATCGCTGGTCTGCGCGAGGCTTTTGGCTCGGCGGTGCCGAACCGGCAGGTCGTGCGCACAGGTTCCTGGATTGGCGGCGACCACGATGGCAACCCGTATGTCACCGGTGAAACCCTGCGATATGCAACGCGTCAGGCCGCCGATACGGTGTTGGAATACTACGTGGACGAGCTGGCGCTGCTGGAAAAGGAGCTGAGCCTATCCGACCGCTATTCGGAAAGTTCTGCCGAACTGCAGGAGCTGGCCGCTCGTGGCAACAATGATGTGCCTAGTCGCGTGGATGAGCCTTATCGCCGCGCCATCCATGGTGTACACGGACGCATGGTGGCCACCCGGGCCGCCATCGCGAATACGCAGAGCGATACGGAGCAAGGAGAGTTTGCACCGTATGCCTCTCCGTCGGAGTTTGCGGCGGACCTCAGCGTGATCGACCGGTCATTGCGGCAGTTTAATGACGCCATCATCGCCGAAGACCGTTTGCTGCGAATTCGCTCTGCCGTTGACACTTTCGGGTTTCACCTCAATGCGTTGGACTTACGGCAGAACTCGGAGTCTTTTGAATTCGTCTTAGACGAGCTCTTCGCGGCAGCTGGCGTGACTGCAGCCGGCGCCGGGTACAAGGACTTGGATGAAAATGCCAAGCGTGAGCTTCTCATTGCGGAGCTGACGTCTGCGCGTCCGCTGACATTTGGGTGGTCGAAGGGCTTTAGCGAAACCACTGAACGGGAGTTGGGAATTTTCCGCGCGGCGGCGGAGGCCATTAATGACCTGGGTCCTGAGGTAGTACCGCATTGCATCGTGTCTATGACCGGTACCGTCAGCGATATTTTAGAGCCGATGGTGCTGCTGAAAGAAGTTGGCATCATCAGCTTTGATCCGGCGCAGCAGCGCCTTGTGGGATCGGTGGATATCGCGCCACTATTTGAAACCATCGAAGACTTGCAAGCGGGCGCACGCATTTTGGAAGAGCTCTGGGAAGTCGATCTCTACCGCCACTACCTCCGCGGCCGAAATGATACCCAAGAAGTCGTCCTAGGCTATTCGGATTCCAATAAGGACGGCGGATACCTCTTAGCCAACTGGGCGTTATATGACGCGCAAATTGACATCGTCGATGCCTGCGAGCGACATGGGGTCGCGCTGCGGTTTTCCCATGGCCGCGGCGGTGTGGTCGGCCGTGGTGGCGGGCCCACCTACGATGCCATCTTGGCGCAGCCGGAAGGTGCCGTGCGTGGCTCGGTGCGGATTACAGAACAAGGTGAGGTCATCTCCGCCCGTTATGGCACAGCGACCTCAGCACGGCGCCACCTCGAGGCCTTTGTCGCCGGCACGTTAGAGGCCTCACTGCTTGATACCGAAAGGCTGAAGCAGCCAGAGCGTGCTTATGACATCATGCGCGAAGTGTCATCGCTAGCTGGCGAGAAATACAAGCAATTGGTGCGCGACGATGAAGGATTTATTGACTACTTCACGCAGTCCACTCCCCTGCATGAAATCGGCGATCTCAACTTGGGCTCACGCCCGACGGCTCGTAAACAAACCGAGTCCATCTCCGACCTTCGCGCTATCCCCTGGGTTTTGTCCTGGTCGCAATCGCGCGTGAACCTTCCCGGCTGGTTCGGTGTGGGATCGGGTATTACCCAATGGGCAGGCGAGGATGACCAGCGGTGGGACGATCTGCGCACGTTGTATCAGGCCTGGCCGTTCTTCCGCTCGGTGCTCGATAACATGGCGCAGGTCATGGGTAAGGCATCGATGGATCTGGCGAAAATCTATTCTACGCTTGTCGATGATGCCGAGACATCGAAACGGGTGTTTACCACCATCGTTGACGAGTATGAACTAACCCGCGAGGTCTTTCATCGCATCACCGGGCATGAGTCGTTGATGGCCGGCAATGAACGACTTGAGCGCTCCGTGCACAGGCGTTATCCGTATCTACTGCCGCTGAATGCGATTCAGATTGAACTATTGCGACGCTATCGCGCAGGCGATGATTCCTTCTTGGTTTCCAAGACCATCCAGGTAACCATGAACGGACTCGCCACGGGTCTGCGCACTTCGGGATAG
- a CDS encoding GTPase domain-containing protein — translation MKDPTRIDDVLHALRRTWAGQPDLSLPTLMAMAATQGIGWGSSDEELMDYLTDIATQYPPELSPGDITAGEGFMLSLLDKTMRISLIDAHVIVRNGPGHPTVVWEYDTFRTTGPGFPVVITDTSGIDHRLGVTERITRLDTQEKRESLQGLSRADIGDIVYVIVTDDGRTIALSRRLEVASAQRRSLDVQTYQWTRVIQHAPLVIELAGGEHMDLGTPAKVLLAATS, via the coding sequence ATGAAAGATCCCACGCGCATTGATGATGTTCTCCACGCCCTGCGAAGGACGTGGGCTGGACAGCCGGATCTTTCCCTGCCTACCCTGATGGCGATGGCAGCCACCCAGGGCATCGGCTGGGGCAGCAGCGATGAAGAGCTCATGGACTATCTCACCGACATTGCCACGCAGTACCCGCCAGAGCTGTCCCCAGGTGACATCACGGCAGGGGAGGGCTTCATGCTCAGCTTGTTGGATAAGACCATGCGCATTTCGCTTATCGATGCCCACGTCATCGTCCGTAACGGCCCCGGCCACCCGACCGTCGTGTGGGAATATGACACCTTTCGCACCACGGGCCCAGGATTTCCCGTAGTCATTACCGATACCTCCGGGATTGACCACCGTCTCGGAGTAACCGAGCGGATTACGCGGCTAGACACACAAGAAAAGCGCGAGAGCCTCCAGGGGCTTTCTCGCGCTGATATCGGGGATATCGTCTATGTCATTGTTACTGACGACGGCCGAACTATTGCTTTATCTCGCCGGCTTGAGGTGGCTTCCGCTCAGCGGCGCAGCTTAGATGTGCAGACCTACCAGTGGACCCGAGTCATCCAGCATGCACCGCTAGTTATTGAACTCGCCGGCGGGGAGCACATGGACCTTGGCACTCCTGCCAAAGTCCTGCTCGCGGCCACCAGTTAG
- a CDS encoding DUF6286 domain-containing protein, translating into MSKDPSFETVEFEAADNSTEEFPKTEETDTTLEVAEPQHKTTASTSADGYVTSAHTTVDNPAPKFRSKQPRLAPPVKWLAILLGLALIALACVAWRDVWISYTNSPQTLWSAPVFRLIGTPPLPMWMVWAGVASMVVGLIFFIIAVRPGRMTHVPVSPSTEDGATTMWIRNVDIARLVSGTTRRIPGVSTAQTRTTGNTKKGLKVEITIAGDVDDPMLAQRVSDSAKDALKELGTKVDVSVEVEKKQELGNNV; encoded by the coding sequence ATGAGTAAGGATCCATCGTTTGAGACCGTCGAGTTTGAGGCAGCGGACAACTCCACGGAGGAATTTCCGAAGACGGAAGAAACCGATACGACTTTAGAAGTTGCGGAACCACAGCATAAGACCACGGCGTCGACATCTGCAGATGGTTATGTCACCTCCGCGCACACCACGGTGGATAATCCCGCGCCGAAGTTTCGTAGCAAGCAACCGCGGCTGGCACCACCAGTTAAGTGGCTCGCCATCTTGCTGGGGCTGGCGCTCATCGCCTTGGCGTGTGTGGCTTGGCGCGATGTGTGGATTAGTTATACGAATTCCCCGCAAACCTTGTGGAGTGCGCCGGTGTTTCGGCTTATCGGCACCCCACCGCTTCCCATGTGGATGGTGTGGGCTGGTGTGGCATCCATGGTCGTGGGGCTAATCTTCTTTATCATCGCGGTTCGCCCAGGGCGGATGACGCACGTGCCCGTCAGCCCGTCTACCGAAGATGGTGCTACCACCATGTGGATTCGCAACGTTGATATTGCACGTTTGGTCAGTGGTACCACCCGGCGTATCCCGGGCGTGAGCACGGCGCAGACTCGAACCACGGGCAATACCAAAAAGGGTCTCAAGGTTGAGATCACTATCGCTGGAGACGTCGATGATCCGATGTTGGCGCAGCGCGTGAGCGATAGCGCCAAGGACGCCTTGAAGGAATTGGGCACGAAGGTCGACGTCAGCGTCGAAGTCGAAAAGAAGCAGGAGTTGGGAAACAATGTCTAA
- a CDS encoding Asp23/Gls24 family envelope stress response protein, whose product MTTTPHAPEKVAGGVHVANAPGTTEISVRTLERIVAQAIQAVPGTVGIDSKLAGIGGRGYPRSIVQADPDTQMTAVDSTIAVAWPSPVTQVAAQTRAAIVSALAQFTGYSTTRVNVTVGHLEPSTRVSNSAAAAAVDFHAAIPVINPSKISHPTTKSSSTNVRRFDPSQWEDRTQVRSVAPQQSLIDATSVSTPDPVEVRSVETPEEVEIRPSGEVNSYVEEVYVPEFTPRELHLKPVEVPEEQPLREIHVESANPEPSRVNAPQPVQLRHIEVHPVEVFSPEIKPWSALAETNGEANDEKGARS is encoded by the coding sequence ATGACAACTACACCACACGCACCAGAGAAGGTCGCTGGTGGTGTCCACGTTGCTAACGCCCCGGGCACCACAGAGATCAGCGTCCGTACGTTAGAGCGCATTGTCGCCCAAGCCATTCAAGCTGTTCCGGGAACGGTAGGTATTGATTCCAAGCTGGCGGGCATTGGCGGACGTGGGTATCCACGCAGCATTGTCCAGGCCGATCCGGATACCCAGATGACAGCGGTTGATTCCACCATCGCCGTGGCATGGCCGTCCCCGGTCACGCAGGTAGCAGCGCAAACACGCGCAGCTATTGTCTCAGCGCTGGCACAATTTACCGGTTATTCCACCACCCGCGTCAACGTCACCGTGGGGCATTTGGAACCTAGTACGCGGGTGAGCAATTCGGCAGCCGCCGCCGCGGTTGATTTTCACGCGGCAATTCCGGTGATCAATCCGTCGAAGATTTCTCATCCAACCACCAAGTCCTCGTCCACGAATGTGCGGCGTTTTGATCCGTCGCAGTGGGAAGACAGGACTCAGGTGAGGTCGGTGGCACCACAGCAGTCGCTTATCGATGCCACGTCGGTGTCTACCCCTGACCCCGTCGAGGTGCGTTCTGTGGAGACCCCGGAAGAAGTAGAGATCCGCCCGAGTGGTGAGGTCAACAGTTATGTGGAGGAGGTTTACGTGCCAGAATTTACTCCCCGCGAGCTGCATTTGAAACCGGTGGAGGTTCCTGAGGAACAGCCGCTGCGTGAGATCCACGTAGAATCCGCCAACCCGGAGCCGTCGCGCGTTAACGCGCCACAGCCCGTACAGCTGCGGCATATTGAGGTTCACCCGGTGGAGGTCTTCAGTCCCGAGATTAAGCCGTGGAGCGCACTCGCTGAGACAAACGGTGAGGCAAACGATGAGAAAGGAGCTCGGTCATGA
- a CDS encoding Asp23/Gls24 family envelope stress response protein, with product MADNNTNDTPTPKTVAEATTGATTDAVESPRKVNENLETEYGTTTIDNAVVSKIAGIAAREVSGVAALGGGGARLVGTIRESFGGNEDVRQGVSVTVEEGVSSIEVAIIAEYGVAIHELAEAIRRNIINAIERMTGLDVERVDVVVHDVKLPNEKVEDSQDESDNNNAAVAAQQNPAINHF from the coding sequence ATGGCTGACAACAACACTAACGACACCCCAACCCCAAAGACTGTTGCGGAAGCAACCACCGGCGCAACCACTGATGCGGTTGAAAGCCCACGCAAGGTCAATGAGAACTTGGAAACCGAGTACGGTACCACCACCATCGATAATGCTGTTGTCTCCAAGATCGCCGGCATCGCTGCGCGTGAGGTATCCGGCGTTGCTGCCCTCGGTGGCGGCGGCGCCCGCTTGGTAGGCACCATCCGTGAGTCCTTCGGCGGCAATGAAGACGTCCGCCAGGGTGTCTCCGTCACGGTAGAAGAAGGAGTGTCCTCCATTGAGGTCGCCATCATCGCGGAATACGGTGTTGCCATACACGAACTGGCTGAGGCTATCCGCCGCAACATCATCAACGCCATCGAGCGCATGACGGGCTTGGATGTCGAGCGCGTGGACGTGGTTGTCCACGACGTCAAGCTGCCTAATGAAAAGGTTGAAGACTCCCAGGACGAGTCCGATAACAACAATGCGGCTGTCGCAGCACAGCAAAACCCAGCCATCAACCACTTCTAA
- the rpsJ gene encoding 30S ribosomal protein S10: MAGQKIRIRLKAYDHEAIDASAKKIVETVTRTGARVVGPVPLPTEKNVYAVIRSPHKYKDSREHFEMRTHKRLIDILDPTPKTVDALMRIDLPASVDVNIQ, translated from the coding sequence GTGGCGGGACAAAAAATCCGCATTCGGCTGAAGGCCTACGATCACGAGGCAATCGACGCTTCTGCAAAGAAGATCGTTGAGACGGTAACCCGCACGGGTGCTCGTGTTGTCGGCCCGGTGCCACTACCGACCGAGAAGAACGTATACGCCGTTATTCGTTCTCCACACAAGTACAAGGACTCTCGCGAGCACTTCGAGATGCGCACCCACAAGCGCCTCATTGACATTCTCGACCCAACCCCGAAGACCGTTGACGCTCTTATGCGCATCGACCTTCCGGCAAGTGTCGACGTCAATATCCAGTGA
- the rplC gene encoding 50S ribosomal protein L3 produces the protein MMTNEIKGILGKKLGMTQVFDEENRVVPVTVVEAGPCVVTQIRTVENDGYNAIQIAYGEIDPRKANKPASGHFKKAGVTPRRHVAEIRMDDVTAYEVGQDVTVEVFEGITFVDVTGTSKGHGYAGAMKRHGFAGQGAAHGNQAAHRRVGGIGGAATPGRVFKGKRMAGRMGSDRVTTQNLKIQKIDAESNLLLIKGAIPGVRGGLVTVKTAVKGGAHA, from the coding sequence ATAATGACTAACGAGATCAAGGGCATTCTGGGCAAGAAGCTCGGCATGACTCAGGTCTTCGACGAGGAGAACCGCGTAGTACCGGTAACCGTCGTCGAGGCTGGGCCATGCGTTGTGACCCAGATTCGCACCGTAGAAAACGATGGCTACAACGCTATCCAGATCGCCTATGGCGAGATCGACCCACGCAAGGCAAACAAGCCAGCATCCGGCCACTTCAAAAAGGCTGGTGTAACCCCACGTCGCCACGTAGCAGAAATCCGCATGGATGATGTCACTGCTTACGAGGTCGGCCAGGACGTTACCGTTGAGGTCTTCGAAGGCATCACCTTTGTTGACGTTACCGGTACCTCCAAGGGTCACGGCTACGCTGGTGCTATGAAGCGCCACGGATTTGCTGGTCAGGGCGCTGCTCACGGTAACCAGGCTGCTCACCGCCGCGTCGGTGGTATTGGCGGCGCTGCTACCCCAGGCCGCGTCTTCAAGGGCAAGCGCATGGCTGGCCGCATGGGTTCCGATCGCGTAACCACGCAGAACCTTAAGATTCAGAAGATCGATGCCGAGTCCAACCTGCTGCTCATCAAGGGTGCAATCCCTGGTGTTCGCGGTGGCCTCGTCACCGTCAAGACCGCAGTGAAGGGCGGTGCACACGCATGA
- the rplD gene encoding 50S ribosomal protein L4 — protein MSNLKLDVQTAEGKTNGSVELPAEIFDAEVSIALMHQVVNAQLAAARQGTHSTKTRGEVRGGGRKPFRQKGTGRARQGSIRAPHYTGGGTVHGPKPRDYAQRTPKKMIKAALFGALSDRARNERIHVIEELVAGQTPSTKSAKAFIERLTDRKTILLVVGREDLNARRSANNLPNVHILDAGQLNTYDVLNADDVVFSVEALHSFINRAGGKDEAKEANNA, from the coding sequence ATGAGCAACCTTAAGCTAGACGTTCAGACTGCTGAAGGTAAAACCAATGGCTCTGTCGAGTTGCCGGCCGAGATCTTTGACGCCGAGGTGTCCATCGCTTTGATGCACCAGGTTGTCAACGCTCAGCTTGCTGCTGCTCGTCAGGGCACCCACTCGACCAAGACCCGTGGCGAGGTTCGCGGCGGTGGCCGTAAGCCTTTCCGTCAGAAGGGTACTGGTCGCGCACGCCAGGGCTCCATCCGCGCACCTCATTACACTGGTGGCGGCACTGTACACGGCCCGAAGCCACGCGACTACGCACAGCGCACCCCTAAGAAGATGATCAAGGCTGCTCTCTTCGGTGCTCTGTCTGACCGTGCTCGCAACGAGCGCATTCACGTAATCGAAGAATTGGTAGCTGGCCAGACCCCATCTACCAAGTCTGCCAAGGCATTCATCGAGCGTCTGACTGACCGCAAGACCATCTTGCTCGTCGTTGGCCGTGAAGACCTGAATGCTCGCCGCAGCGCCAACAACCTGCCTAACGTTCACATCCTGGACGCTGGTCAGCTGAACACCTACGACGTTCTCAACGCTGATGACGTTGTGTTCTCCGTTGAGGCTCTGCACTCCTTCATCAACCGCGCAGGCGGCAAGGATGAGGCTAAGGAGGCCAACAATGCCTAA
- the rplW gene encoding 50S ribosomal protein L23: protein MPKTVNPRDIILAPVVSEKSYGLMEQNVYTFYVATDSNKSQIKDAVEKIFGVKVDSVNTVNREGKRKRTRTGFGVRKSTKRAYVTLREGSDSIDIFGASA from the coding sequence ATGCCTAAGACTGTTAACCCACGCGACATCATCCTCGCACCAGTAGTGTCTGAAAAGTCCTACGGTCTGATGGAGCAGAACGTCTACACGTTCTACGTCGCCACGGATTCCAACAAGTCCCAGATTAAAGATGCCGTAGAGAAGATCTTCGGCGTGAAGGTCGACTCCGTTAACACCGTTAACCGCGAGGGCAAGCGCAAGCGCACCCGCACCGGTTTCGGCGTACGTAAGTCCACCAAGCGCGCCTACGTGACTCTCCGTGAAGGCAGCGACTCCATCGACATCTTCGGCGCAAGCGCCTAA
- the rplB gene encoding 50S ribosomal protein L2, producing the protein MAIRKYKPTTPGRRQSSVSMFEEITRSTPEKSLLRPISKTGGRNNYGRITTRHIGGGHKRRYRLIDFRRHDKDGVPAKVAHIEYDPNRTANIALLHYFDGEKRYIIAPKNLKQGAVVEAGANADIKVGNNLPLRNIPTGTIIHAVELKPGAGAKLARSAGSSIQLLGKEGKYAILRMPSSEIRRVDIRCRATVGEVGNADQMNISWGKAGRMRWKGVRPSVRGVVMNPIDHPHGGGEGKTSGGRHPVSPWGHKEGRTRNPNRYSNNMIVRRRRPNKKR; encoded by the coding sequence ATGGCTATTCGTAAGTACAAGCCGACAACTCCGGGTCGCCGCCAGAGCTCCGTTTCCATGTTCGAAGAGATCACTCGTTCGACCCCGGAAAAGTCTCTGCTGCGCCCAATTTCTAAGACTGGTGGCCGTAACAACTACGGCCGCATCACCACCCGCCACATCGGCGGTGGCCACAAGCGTCGTTACCGTCTGATCGACTTCCGTCGTCACGACAAGGACGGCGTTCCGGCAAAGGTCGCTCACATCGAGTACGACCCGAACCGCACCGCAAACATTGCTTTGCTGCACTACTTCGATGGCGAGAAGCGCTATATCATCGCTCCGAAGAACCTGAAGCAGGGTGCTGTTGTTGAGGCCGGCGCTAATGCCGACATCAAGGTTGGTAACAACCTGCCACTGCGCAACATCCCAACCGGTACCATCATCCACGCTGTGGAACTGAAGCCAGGCGCTGGTGCAAAGCTTGCACGCTCCGCTGGTTCTTCCATCCAGCTGCTGGGTAAGGAAGGCAAGTACGCCATCTTGCGTATGCCATCTTCCGAAATCCGCCGCGTTGACATCCGCTGCCGCGCAACCGTTGGTGAGGTCGGCAACGCTGACCAGATGAACATCAGCTGGGGCAAGGCTGGCCGTATGCGCTGGAAGGGCGTTCGCCCATCCGTTCGTGGTGTTGTCATGAACCCAATCGACCACCCACACGGTGGTGGTGAAGGTAAGACTTCTGGTGGCCGTCACCCAGTATCCCCTTGGGGTCACAAGGAGGGTCGCACCCGCAACCCGAACCGTTACTCCAACAACATGATCGTACGACGTCGTCGTCCGAACAAGAAGCGCTAA
- the rpsS gene encoding 30S ribosomal protein S19 encodes MPRSLKKGPFVDEHLLNKVDAQNEANTKQVIKTWSRRSTILPDFIGHTFAVHDGRKHVPVFIDDSMVGHKLGEFAPTKTFKGHVKEDKKGRR; translated from the coding sequence ATGCCACGCAGCCTTAAGAAAGGCCCATTCGTAGATGAGCACCTCCTCAACAAGGTGGATGCTCAGAACGAGGCAAACACCAAGCAGGTCATCAAGACCTGGTCTCGCCGCTCGACCATTCTCCCTGATTTCATTGGTCACACCTTCGCCGTCCACGACGGTCGTAAGCATGTCCCAGTTTTCATTGATGACTCCATGGTCGGCCACAAGCTCGGCGAGTTCGCACCAACCAAGACCTTCAAGGGTCACGTCAAGGAAGATAAGAAGGGACGTCGATAA
- the rplV gene encoding 50S ribosomal protein L22 encodes MSDTITSASATARFVRVTPMKARRVIDLVRGKSVSEALAILKYAPQGAAKPVAKVVASAAANAENNFGLDPRTLVISEAYANEGPTMRRFQPRAQGRAFMIRKRTSHITVVVESQKEGAK; translated from the coding sequence ATGAGTGACACCATCACCTCCGCATCCGCAACGGCCCGTTTCGTTCGCGTAACCCCAATGAAGGCACGTCGCGTAATCGATTTGGTTCGCGGCAAGTCCGTATCCGAAGCTCTTGCTATCTTGAAGTACGCCCCACAGGGTGCTGCTAAGCCAGTGGCAAAGGTTGTAGCTTCTGCTGCAGCTAACGCTGAGAACAACTTCGGTCTGGACCCACGCACCCTGGTCATCTCCGAGGCTTACGCCAACGAGGGTCCAACCATGCGTCGCTTCCAGCCACGCGCCCAGGGCCGTGCATTCATGATCCGTAAGCGCACCAGCCACATCACCGTGGTGGTCGAGAGCCAGAAGGAAGGGGCCAAGTAA